Below is a genomic region from Miscanthus floridulus cultivar M001 chromosome 1, ASM1932011v1, whole genome shotgun sequence.
CACACAATTTCTGGCAATATGCTGTGGGCCGGACCGTATCTGTACCCTTATATCAGTAGAAGTAGCAATAACTATTTGAAAATATAGTCAGCAGCAAGAAACTCCTCTTTCGTACTGTTCTTTTGGACATCTAAGCAAATATTCCCTACCAATGGCTCTTTGATTATAATTGTTATAGTCTGCTCAACTAACTTCTGTGCTTCTATTATaacaaaatttaattagtaaTATTTCTAACACCACTGTTAACTGTTCCTTTGGCTGACGACAGATACACCATTTTTGTATGTTTGGGTacacaaaaaaatattattctcaTACATAGCATTGTCCTTTCATTTTTGTAGTGGCAGTGGCTCAGCCCGGTCATTGGTGATTTCTCTGGGTCTGAAAGATCATTCTCAGGTAAGATTGGAAAATTAACTGTCTGTTTCTAGTAATAGATTTGATGGTCTCGAGCCAATGTTATTTTCTCCGAAAACATGTTCTGATTTCTGAATCAGCAGGATCACAATGCGGATTAAAGTTGGTTTGAGGTTTCAAAACTCCTGGATATTATTTGAAGAAATGTTAACATTGAATAAAATTAATAGAATTAGTACTAGGCACTCTGGATAGTTCCCAGTTGAAATCACTAATGGTGAGTCTGATGGCAAAATGTATGTTTGATGAGTAACAATTTTGAACTTTGCAGGGAACACTGAAGGATATCATTGTAGCTGTGATTGAGAATCGCCTTTGGTGATGATTGAATAGCTGAGTTGGGCATGGGATTGGCATATTCAGCCCATGGATAAAGATACTGTTTAGCATTGCGCAAGAGGAGCCATTGTTTACCATGTACTTCTGGTAGTTTTGTCTGCTTGAACTAACAAAAGGTGGTTTTAGGCTGTTGTCAAAATTTGAGTGTCAACTCTCACGCTAAACAAAAGGCATGGCACATGTACATTGGTATTCGTCAACTCAATGCGAGCAAAAGCATCATGCTTTTCTTTCTTCATATGGCAACCATTTTTATTGTACAACCACAGTTTCAGAAAAGAGGGGGAGGGTGCGCAGCGGGGAGCGGGGTGACTATTTGACAATTCCGACTACAGTTTCCTCAGGTTCGCTGCCTAGCCAGTCCAAAGTTTGGGGAAATTCATAACGATTGAAAGCACAGGTCTGCAGTGTATAACTGTATAACCATGGCCATGATGACATGAGGAAAACTACTCGACCAATTGGGTGCTTAAATAATAATAAGTACCTGTTCTTTTCGTATTACACCGGTTGGAGATTTAGGCTTGGAATAATCCGACAGGAAAATAGTCCAAAACTAATTGTCGTAGACACCACAATCTTGAGTAGACTGTTCCTAATAAAAAGAATCAAGAGTGGACTGAAAGATGCGTCTCTctacagctagctagctagtaatATTCCGCCTTAATTGTTGTCTCCCTGCTGCGTCGGCGGCGGTTCGTCGAACGTTTGGCACAGCTCATCCATTGTGAACAGGAATCCGTCGTCAGACATCCACCCCAAGTCGAGATCCCACTCCGGCATCCCAATCCCGTCGTTGCTGTCGGCCGGAATCCTATCCTCGATCGGGGGAGGCATACTCTCCTTCTCCCCTGGCTTAACGCAGTCTGCGAACTGGACGTGCTGCCCTGTCTCCGCCGTGGCGGTGGCGTCTTGCGAAGAGCGCGTGGCCCCGAAGTTACCGCTGGCTTCTTGCCCAGCGCCGCCGTGCGTCGCCGTCATAGGAGCCAGCTCTTGCGCCGACGGGCTCTCGGCAGCTGGCGGCGGCGTGGACACTGGCGCCGAAGGCACCGGTGAGCGCGTGGCCCCGGAGTGACTGGCTTGTTGCCCAGCGCCGCCGTACGTTGCCTTCGCGGGAGCTTGGTGCGACGCTGGGTTCGCGGCTGCTGGCGACACTGGCATCTGCGACGGCGCTGGCGGTCTGGCGAATTGCAATGACTGACAGCCGGGCAACCCAGTGCCGGAAGGTCTCGCGAACGGGAACAACTGAGGACCGGGCATCCCGGTGCCGTACGCCGGCGGCATGGTCATGGTGCGAACCCGCTGGTGGGCGGCGCTGGGCGGCGCGGCACCGAACCCGTACTGATGATGATGGTAGTACTGCGGATGCCCAACGCTGGGTATAggatgctgcggcggcggcatccGTGAGGTCGAGGCACCGGCGGCGAGTGGTTGGTTCCAGCCGGTGAAGATCCCGAGCGACGGCTGGCCTGCTGGACACGGCGCCAAGAAGTGGCCGTTAGCAGCAGCGACGTTCGCCAGCGTCTGGTTGCTCCCGGCCCCGTCGTCGCTTTTGAGTTTGTAGAGGCGGTACAAGGCCAGCTCGTGCGACTGCATGCAGATCATCAAGAGTGACCAGTCAGTCAATCAATGTGTGTTTTGCGgtgtcagagagagagagagagagagagagagagagtggaaaTACTGACACGTCTGGTCTTTGTAGGCTTGAAAAGCAGTCGCTGGTCTACGTAGACGGTGAACTCGTGCATGCCCCACTGGCTCTTGACTTGCTCGCCGTCATGACGATGATCGTAGAACACCATGGTCACCATCTTCCCGGCGACGAAGCCGCCCTTGTCTTTTGGCCAACGCAGCACATGGCCGCCGCCCGAGGGCTTCCACCCGCCGCCTTTGGCCAATCGCACCGGCCGCGGCTCGTTGTCGTCCTCGTCTTGGCCGGCGGCTCCCCGCTGCCTCTTTTTATGAACCGGACCACCGCCGGCGGCTCCGCCCGTCTTCTGGTACTGCCGCCAGCTGAAGAAGTAGATGTAGCGGTGCTCCTTGTCGCGCTCGTACAtgtctgcatgcatgcatgttcttGTTGGTTAGAGGTTGCTAGGATCGGAGCGAAATTACTAAAGACGACGGCCGACCGGGAGGGAAGGGTCGATCGCTAATTACCGTGGAGCTCCTCGGGGTGGTGCTCGAGGATGCTGAGCTCGTGGAAGATGCCGGCcaccttgggatggagccgccggTCCTGGACCCTGTGTGAGAGGATGGTGATGAGCTCCAGGTGCGTGGGCACGAAGCGGAAGCCTTTCGGGAACCCGTGCTTCGTGAAACGCTTGTCTTCCATCGTCGTCGACGACATCCAGGTCGACGAGTCGAGTCGAGTCGCCGGAGAGGAAAGATGGGGTCTGTTGTCGTTAGAGTTGGAACTTGGAAGCTGCCGCGCGAGGCGCCTGTTTATTTATATGTCGTCGTCGTTCCCGCCGCGGCGCCTCGTTTCGACTCCGACTCCTCCTCGGTCTGTTGCGGCACCGAGTTCAATTCGATTGTGATTCTATTTTGTATTAATTTCTTATTAGTGGAAGTGGAGAAGCAAGCCGGACGAACCGAACCGAACTCAAATTTCTGAATTTGGGCCTTTCTCGCACGGTGGTTTGCACCGAGGATCCTATATATATGGCCGCTCATTTTTGTTCAACTAGCGATTAAATATTTATAATTGATTTTACGATAACTATGACATTAATAATATAGGTTAATCTTAGCAAAAATATAGCAATGCACTATTAAGCCCGTCTCAAATTAAAGTGTAACTTCGATAGATTCTTTTTTTCTCTTGTTGTAAAAGATAAAAAAGAATTACTCGTAAGTATATATCATAACTTCAATTTTTTGATAATGCTCTGGGTAGCGTGTCCGGACGCCCCATACCCCTCTAGACGCGCCATCCAACCCTCCACCTCGTCACACCGGTCAACCTCACATTCCAGCACGTCTTGGTTCATTTCCCCCTCCGAGATAGAAACCCACCTACCCATTCGAATCTCCCATTGCCTGTTGGATCCCCTGCGCTTCTCCAACGatgctgaaagccctagtttggttgtGGCTAATTcatgaaacctaagtactaacctatgtCATTAAGTGTGAATGCGAGCTAGGTTGGTACATCCAAGcaatggagctagatgatggtgatcaaggtGTTGGTGATGACCATAAGAGATGATcgagtgctccaacttggaaaagaagacagaaaacaaaaaccaaggagatctaagacaaaggtatcaaataggtttttgttttggcactcaagacaccataaagGGTGAGTGtttttaggatcgatagccgtactattgagAGGGGAAAACTTTGGCTAAGcgattatcaagtgccactaggtgaagtgatttatgcatatgcattagtacctagtgtgctaacaaattaacccttgaaaaatgcttggaaaaatgctaacacacgtgcacatgagttctacactttgtggttagcaacttaaAAGCAAGGTTGAAGTGGTTGAagtgatagaaaaagaaaaggatgtGAAGGTCAGGGACCGGACCCTGGCTTGGCCAGGACCGGGCCCTGATTGGCCGAGTCCGGTCCGGAGTGTGACCCTTGGCCACGGTGTCTGGCTCAGCTCCAGACCGTGCGTTGGGGCAGGACCGGACTCTGTTCCTAGAGTTCGGTTATGCAGCAGTGAGCAGCGCAATAAGGAGCTTGGCTCCGGACCCTGGCGGGCGTTAGAACCGGACCCAGGTGTGCGGGTCCGGTCGCTGGTCGAGCAGAGCAAGGATGCTATGTGGCGACCAGGCGAT
It encodes:
- the LOC136537145 gene encoding uncharacterized protein → MSSTTMEDKRFTKHGFPKGFRFVPTHLELITILSHRVQDRRLHPKVAGIFHELSILEHHPEELHDMYERDKEHRYIYFFSWRQYQKTGGAAGGGPVHKKRQRGAAGQDEDDNEPRPVRLAKGGGWKPSGGGHVLRWPKDKGGFVAGKMVTMVFYDHRHDGEQVKSQWGMHEFTVYVDQRLLFKPTKTRRSHELALYRLYKLKSDDGAGSNQTLANVAAANGHFLAPCPAGQPSLGIFTGWNQPLAAGASTSRMPPPQHPIPSVGHPQYYHHHQYGFGAAPPSAAHQRVRTMTMPPAYGTGMPGPQLFPFARPSGTGLPGCQSLQFARPPAPSQMPVSPAAANPASHQAPAKATYGGAGQQASHSGATRSPVPSAPVSTPPPAAESPSAQELAPMTATHGGAGQEASGNFGATRSSQDATATAETGQHVQFADCVKPGEKESMPPPIEDRIPADSNDGIGMPEWDLDLGWMSDDGFLFTMDELCQTFDEPPPTQQGDNN